The Vibrio sp. SNU_ST1 genome has a segment encoding these proteins:
- the murF gene encoding UDP-N-acetylmuramoyl-tripeptide--D-alanyl-D-alanine ligase, whose translation MIDVSLEQICSAVSGQLIEAGKSSNSVINAVSTDTRTVEEGALFVALVGERFDAHDFCHQAVEANASALLVERKLDLNITQVVVEDTKLALGQLSAWIHEQCNVPTMAITGSCGKTTVKEMVASILQHRGKVLFTAGNFNNDIGVPLTLLRSEANDDYAVIELGANHIGEIAYTTQLVKPQVALVNNVAAAHLEGFGSINGVKQAKGEIFQGLAVGDTAIVNLESNGGDFWNDVLADKSVLTFSESDSKADYFAKNIRINEQGEACFDMQTPQGAIFVELGIIGQHNVANALAAAALSIQFGASLDEVKNGLANLISVKGRVEVQQLNQNIKLIDDSYNASVPAMKAAAKLLSSFKGQRWLILGNMAELGDESLALHRQVGEYAAPFAFEHVLTYGDDTKVISEVCNGTHFTTHQAMIAHIEQQLSLPESVSHTLLVKGANSAGMSKIAAALKENFS comes from the coding sequence ATGATTGATGTATCACTCGAGCAGATTTGTTCAGCGGTGAGCGGTCAGCTGATTGAGGCTGGCAAGTCGAGCAATAGTGTTATTAATGCGGTTTCTACTGACACTCGAACCGTTGAAGAAGGTGCACTGTTCGTGGCTCTCGTTGGTGAACGTTTTGATGCGCATGACTTTTGTCATCAAGCGGTAGAAGCTAATGCGAGCGCGTTGTTAGTCGAACGAAAACTTGACCTAAATATTACTCAAGTGGTTGTTGAAGACACTAAACTTGCTTTAGGTCAGCTAAGTGCTTGGATTCACGAGCAATGTAACGTCCCAACCATGGCGATTACAGGCAGCTGCGGCAAAACGACCGTCAAAGAGATGGTGGCAAGCATTCTGCAGCACCGTGGCAAGGTGTTGTTTACAGCAGGTAACTTCAATAATGATATTGGAGTGCCACTAACCTTGCTGCGCAGTGAAGCAAATGACGACTATGCCGTGATAGAACTAGGGGCGAATCATATTGGTGAAATTGCCTATACCACGCAGCTTGTGAAACCACAGGTGGCATTAGTTAATAACGTAGCTGCAGCGCACCTAGAAGGCTTTGGGTCTATCAATGGTGTGAAACAAGCGAAAGGTGAAATCTTCCAAGGGCTTGCTGTTGGTGATACTGCTATTGTTAATCTAGAGAGCAACGGTGGTGACTTTTGGAATGACGTGCTAGCAGATAAAAGCGTGCTGACATTTTCAGAAAGCGACAGCAAAGCGGATTATTTTGCCAAGAATATTCGCATCAATGAGCAAGGTGAAGCGTGCTTTGATATGCAGACACCTCAAGGGGCCATATTTGTTGAGCTTGGTATCATCGGTCAACATAACGTAGCGAATGCATTAGCAGCTGCAGCGTTGAGCATTCAATTTGGAGCCTCGCTTGATGAGGTGAAAAATGGTTTAGCGAATCTGATCTCTGTCAAAGGGCGAGTTGAGGTTCAACAATTAAATCAGAATATCAAGCTGATAGATGACAGTTACAACGCCAGCGTGCCAGCAATGAAGGCGGCAGCGAAGCTACTCTCGAGCTTCAAAGGTCAACGTTGGTTAATTTTAGGTAATATGGCTGAATTAGGCGATGAAAGCCTTGCACTTCACCGTCAAGTCGGTGAATATGCTGCCCCATTCGCTTTTGAGCATGTACTTACTTACGGTGATGATACCAAGGTGATTAGTGAGGTCTGTAATGGTACCCACTTTACAACGCATCAAGCGATGATCGCGCACATAGAGCAGCAACTAAGCTTGCCAGAAAGCGTGTCACATACCTTATTGGTAAAGGGCGCGAATAGTGCAGGAATGAGTAAAATAGCCGCTGCTTTAAAGGAGAACTTTTCATGA